A stretch of Bacteroidota bacterium DNA encodes these proteins:
- a CDS encoding ankyrin repeat domain-containing protein: MARILASFLFSLILPVSLFAQSGNPFLSMDYWEGNPSIAEIDTEIIKGHSVTESSNSGFDATSYAILGRAPFETVTYLLGKGIDVNTIAHGASYVYWAGYRGNLPLVKHLIENGASIEGDESDNYTMLLFSALGGELTPEMADYLISQGSDLKNEVTPKGANALHLTSYKFTDVAQIEYFTDRGIDLHATDNEGNGIFYYASRSGNIELLDNLIEMGVEYQGNNSKGGNAFLSAVRNRENPVSFFEYLEGLGLEPNVKTDAGYTPLHRLAFVADNTEAIEWFVAKGVDPNKVDTSSGNTPLINAVFYNDSTSVIEYFAERTDNVNHQNNNGYSALTRAVRSASVESTNYLLELGADALVLDKNGSNLYSFLLSNFDADAEEEFIAKFELLRENGLDEAALQGNGKTLYHLAADNGDIALFKLIAELTSIDINAKDHEGYTALHHMAMKAKDDSALKYLLSIGANKHTTTDFEESPFDLASENELLLDNGTNLDFLSSNEE, from the coding sequence ATGGCCAGGATACTCGCCAGTTTTCTTTTCTCTCTGATCCTTCCCGTTTCGCTTTTTGCCCAATCAGGTAATCCTTTTTTGTCGATGGATTATTGGGAAGGTAATCCATCGATCGCAGAGATTGATACTGAGATCATAAAAGGGCATTCAGTTACCGAATCATCGAATTCTGGATTTGACGCGACAAGTTATGCGATCCTGGGCCGAGCGCCCTTTGAAACGGTTACCTATTTGTTAGGAAAAGGCATTGATGTAAATACGATTGCCCATGGTGCCTCTTATGTTTATTGGGCGGGTTACAGAGGAAATCTTCCTTTGGTTAAACACCTAATCGAAAATGGGGCAAGTATTGAAGGTGACGAATCCGACAACTATACAATGCTGCTGTTTTCAGCACTCGGAGGTGAGCTCACGCCCGAAATGGCCGATTATTTGATTTCGCAGGGATCAGATTTGAAAAATGAAGTGACCCCAAAAGGCGCAAACGCTTTGCATCTTACGTCATACAAATTTACCGACGTTGCCCAGATCGAATATTTTACTGATCGAGGAATTGATTTACACGCGACGGACAATGAGGGGAATGGGATCTTTTACTATGCCAGCAGAAGCGGAAATATAGAGTTGCTGGATAATCTGATTGAAATGGGAGTAGAGTACCAGGGAAACAATAGCAAGGGAGGAAACGCGTTCTTATCTGCGGTGAGAAACAGAGAAAATCCTGTTTCATTCTTTGAATACCTGGAAGGATTAGGACTCGAACCAAATGTGAAAACAGACGCCGGTTACACTCCGCTTCATCGTTTGGCGTTTGTCGCGGACAATACCGAAGCCATTGAATGGTTTGTTGCGAAAGGCGTGGATCCTAATAAAGTTGATACAAGCAGCGGTAACACACCGCTCATTAATGCCGTTTTTTATAACGACTCAACTTCTGTGATTGAATACTTCGCAGAGCGCACAGACAATGTTAATCACCAAAATAACAATGGCTATTCTGCCTTAACCAGAGCCGTAAGAAGTGCTTCAGTTGAATCGACAAACTATTTACTGGAGCTTGGCGCAGATGCACTTGTGTTGGATAAAAATGGAAGCAATCTCTATTCGTTCCTATTGAGCAATTTTGATGCGGATGCAGAAGAGGAGTTTATTGCAAAATTTGAACTGCTTCGCGAAAACGGGCTGGATGAAGCAGCATTGCAGGGTAATGGAAAAACGCTGTACCATCTGGCAGCAGACAATGGGGATATAGCACTTTTTAAGCTCATCGCTGAACTTACCTCCATCGACATAAATGCAAAAGATCATGAAGGTTACACAGCGCTTCACCATATGGCAATGAAAGCAAAGGACGATTCAGCCCTCAAATACCTGCTTTCCATAGGGGCTAATAAACACACTACTACCGATTTCGAAGAGTCTCCGTTTGACCTTGCCAGTGAAAATGAACTGCTGCTTGATAACGGTACAAACCTTGATTTTTTAAGCAGTAACGAAGAATAG